A DNA window from Vibrio cidicii contains the following coding sequences:
- the zapD gene encoding cell division protein ZapD: MTTHKFEHPLNEKTRIYLRVESLLRQAHVASCFAENHQYQLFFRSIFDLLEIFEQIQLKSELAKDIEKQRLLYRSWLDVDGVDQVTLRSLLDEADRTHSALMHAERFGQSLKEDRFLSSIRQRFSLPGGSCCFDLPALHYWLHLPLERKKHDAQKWLNSLQPLSDALHLWLKLTRETGYFRSQIARNGFFQSDAEEANILRLHIPMEFGVYPMISGHKNRFAIKFISFETGQACSQDVSFDLAVCS, encoded by the coding sequence ATGACCACGCACAAATTCGAACATCCATTAAATGAAAAAACGCGTATTTACCTGAGAGTGGAGTCACTCTTAAGGCAGGCTCACGTGGCTTCCTGTTTTGCGGAAAATCATCAGTATCAGCTTTTTTTCCGTTCGATCTTCGACTTATTGGAGATTTTCGAACAAATTCAACTCAAAAGCGAATTGGCTAAAGATATTGAAAAGCAGCGCTTGCTGTACCGCAGTTGGTTGGATGTCGACGGAGTGGATCAAGTCACCCTGCGTTCTCTGCTCGATGAAGCCGATCGCACTCACAGCGCTTTGATGCATGCCGAACGTTTTGGCCAATCACTCAAAGAAGATCGTTTTCTCAGCTCGATTCGTCAACGCTTTAGCCTACCCGGCGGCTCTTGCTGCTTTGATTTGCCCGCCTTACATTATTGGCTGCATTTGCCACTGGAGCGTAAAAAGCACGACGCGCAAAAGTGGCTCAATAGCCTACAACCGCTCTCAGATGCACTGCATTTATGGCTGAAACTGACTCGGGAAACTGGCTATTTCAGAAGCCAGATCGCACGCAATGGTTTTTTCCAAAGTGATGCTGAAGAAGCGAACATCCTTCGCCTGCATATCCCGATGGAGTTTGGTGTTTATCCGATGATTTCCGGACATAAAAACCGCTTTGCCATCAAGTTCATTAGCTTTGAAACTGGTCAAGCCTGTAGTCAAGACGTGAGTTTTGATTTGGCGGTTTGCAGTTAA
- the yacG gene encoding DNA gyrase inhibitor YacG codes for MKKITIIKCPQCATDVEWGEQSPHRPFCSKKCQMIDFGEWADEEKSIPGAPDMSDSDGWSEEQY; via the coding sequence ATGAAAAAAATCACTATTATTAAATGCCCTCAATGTGCCACGGACGTGGAATGGGGCGAGCAAAGCCCACATCGCCCGTTTTGCAGTAAAAAATGCCAAATGATCGATTTTGGTGAATGGGCCGACGAAGAGAAGTCTATCCCGGGCGCACCGGATATGTCTGATAGCGATGGTTGGTCGGAAGAACAGTACTAA
- the rplS gene encoding 50S ribosomal protein L19 — protein MSNIIKALEQEQMKQDLPKFAPGDTVVVQVKVKEGDRERLQAFEGVVIAIRNRGLHSAFTVRKISNGEGVERTFQTHSPVVASIEVKRRGAVRRAKLYYLRDLSGKAARIKEKLTKK, from the coding sequence ATGAGTAACATCATCAAAGCTCTTGAGCAAGAGCAAATGAAGCAAGACCTACCTAAATTTGCACCAGGTGACACTGTTGTTGTTCAAGTTAAGGTAAAAGAAGGTGACCGTGAGCGTCTACAGGCTTTCGAAGGCGTTGTAATCGCAATCCGTAACCGTGGTCTACACTCTGCATTCACTGTACGTAAGATTTCTAACGGTGAAGGTGTTGAGCGTACGTTCCAAACTCACTCTCCAGTAGTTGCTAGCATTGAAGTGAAACGCCGCGGTGCAGTACGTCGTGCCAAACTGTACTACCTACGCGACCTATCTGGTAAAGCTGCTCGTATCAAAGAGAAGCTTACTAAGAAGTAA
- the trmD gene encoding tRNA (guanosine(37)-N1)-methyltransferase TrmD produces the protein MWVGIISLFPEMFRSVTDFGVTGQAVKKGLLSIETWNPRDFTHDKHRTVDDRPYGGGPGMLMMVQPLRDAIHAAKQASPGKTKVIYLSPQGRKLDQRGVEELATNQNMLLICGRYEGIDERVIQAEVDEEWSIGDFVMTGGELPAMTLIDAVSRFIPGVLGDFASAEEDSFANGLLDCPHYTRPEVLDDKQVPAVLMSGNHKEIRRWRLKQSLGRTWQRRPELLENLALTDEQEQLLAEFIEETHPKRK, from the coding sequence ATGTGGGTTGGCATTATTAGCCTATTTCCTGAAATGTTCCGTTCTGTTACCGATTTTGGAGTAACAGGTCAAGCGGTTAAGAAAGGTCTACTGTCGATTGAGACATGGAATCCTCGTGATTTCACTCACGACAAACATCGCACTGTTGATGATAGACCTTACGGTGGTGGCCCCGGTATGTTGATGATGGTTCAGCCTTTACGCGATGCCATTCACGCAGCCAAGCAAGCCTCACCGGGTAAGACGAAAGTCATTTATCTCTCTCCTCAAGGCCGCAAGCTCGACCAAAGAGGCGTAGAAGAACTGGCAACCAATCAGAACATGTTACTGATTTGTGGTCGCTACGAAGGGATAGATGAGCGTGTCATCCAAGCAGAAGTTGACGAAGAATGGTCAATTGGTGATTTTGTGATGACGGGTGGTGAGCTGCCAGCCATGACGTTAATTGACGCAGTATCTCGGTTTATTCCGGGCGTACTTGGGGATTTTGCGTCAGCGGAAGAAGATTCTTTCGCCAATGGCTTGTTAGATTGCCCTCACTATACGCGTCCTGAAGTGTTGGATGACAAACAAGTACCAGCGGTGCTGATGTCAGGCAACCACAAGGAAATTCGTCGCTGGCGACTGAAACAGTCGTTAGGCCGTACCTGGCAAAGAAGACCAGAGCTCCTGGAAAACCTAGCTCTGACTGACGAACAGGAACAATTACTTGCCGAGTTTATTGAAGAAACTCACCCTAAGCGTAAGTAA
- the rimM gene encoding ribosome maturation factor RimM (Essential for efficient processing of 16S rRNA), with amino-acid sequence MSMKGKETMSKERIVVGKFGSTYGIRGWLKVFSYTDNAESIFDYSPWYINQKGVWVEYKVESWKRHNKGMVVKLDGIDVREDAHLLTNLEISIDPAVLPELSEDEFYWRELFGMNVVTTQGYDLGVVTDMLETGSNDVLVVKANLKDAFGQKERLIPFLEEQVIINVDRQAQRIEVDWDPGF; translated from the coding sequence ATGTCGATGAAAGGTAAAGAAACAATGAGTAAAGAACGAATTGTAGTTGGTAAATTTGGTTCTACTTACGGCATTCGTGGTTGGCTCAAAGTTTTTTCCTACACAGACAATGCCGAAAGTATATTTGATTACAGCCCTTGGTATATTAACCAAAAAGGTGTGTGGGTCGAGTACAAGGTCGAAAGCTGGAAACGCCATAACAAAGGTATGGTGGTAAAGCTTGACGGTATTGATGTGCGTGAAGATGCGCATTTGCTGACCAACCTTGAAATCTCCATTGACCCTGCTGTATTGCCAGAATTGTCAGAAGATGAGTTCTACTGGCGAGAATTGTTTGGGATGAACGTAGTAACCACACAAGGTTACGATCTGGGTGTCGTGACTGACATGCTGGAAACGGGCTCCAACGATGTTCTGGTGGTCAAAGCAAATCTAAAAGATGCTTTTGGGCAGAAGGAACGATTAATTCCGTTCCTTGAAGAGCAAGTGATCATTAACGTTGATCGCCAAGCTCAACGGATCGAAGTTGACTGGGATCCTGGATTCTAA
- the rpsP gene encoding 30S ribosomal protein S16: MVTIRLARHGAKKRPFYQIVVADSRNVATGRFIEKVGFFNPTAQGQEEGLRIDLDRVNHWVGQGASLSDRVAKLVKDAQKAA, from the coding sequence ATGGTAACCATTCGTTTGGCACGTCACGGCGCGAAAAAGCGTCCATTCTATCAAATCGTAGTAGCGGACAGCCGCAATGTTGCAACTGGCCGTTTCATCGAGAAAGTGGGTTTCTTTAACCCAACTGCACAAGGTCAAGAAGAAGGTCTACGTATCGACCTAGATCGCGTTAACCACTGGGTTGGTCAAGGCGCATCTCTGTCTGACCGCGTTGCTAAGCTAGTTAAAGACGCTCAAAAAGCGGCTTAA
- the ffh gene encoding signal recognition particle protein, with protein MFENLTDRLSKTLKNISGKGRLTEDNIKDTLREVRMALLEADVALPVVREFVARVKEKAVGVEVSKSLTPGQEFIKIVQGELEAVMGESNEALNLAAQPPAVILMAGLQGAGKTTSVGKLSKLLKERDKKKVLVVSADVYRPAAIKQLETLASDIGVDFFPSSPDQKPLDIANAAIDHAKKKFFDVLIVDTAGRLAIDEAMMAEIQQLHSAIKPVETLFVVDAMTGQDAANTAKAFGDALPLTGVILTKVDGDARGGAALSVRHITGKPIKFLGVGEKTDALEPFHPDRVASRILGMGDVLSLIEDLQRNVDHEKAQKLAQKFKEKKGFDLEDFREQLGQMQNMGGMMGMLDKLPGMSQLPSDIKDKVDDKMFKQMEAIINSMTMKERQNPDLIKGSRKKRIAAGSGTQVQDVNRLLKQFTQMQKMMKKMQKGGIKGMMRNMQGMMGGMGGGGFNPFGR; from the coding sequence ATGTTTGAGAATTTAACGGATCGATTATCCAAAACGCTGAAAAATATCAGCGGTAAAGGTCGTCTGACAGAAGACAATATCAAAGATACCCTACGTGAAGTGCGTATGGCTCTACTGGAAGCGGATGTCGCTTTGCCAGTGGTGCGTGAGTTTGTTGCACGCGTGAAAGAAAAAGCGGTCGGAGTGGAAGTGTCGAAATCACTCACTCCGGGGCAAGAGTTTATCAAGATCGTGCAAGGTGAGCTTGAAGCGGTGATGGGCGAATCGAACGAAGCGCTTAATCTTGCTGCTCAGCCTCCTGCCGTGATTTTGATGGCCGGTTTGCAAGGTGCGGGTAAAACCACCTCGGTCGGTAAATTATCTAAGCTATTAAAAGAGCGCGATAAAAAGAAAGTTTTGGTCGTCTCTGCCGACGTTTACCGCCCAGCGGCGATCAAACAGCTCGAAACCTTGGCAAGCGACATTGGTGTCGATTTTTTCCCATCATCACCGGATCAAAAACCGCTTGATATCGCTAATGCCGCCATTGATCACGCGAAGAAGAAATTTTTTGATGTCTTGATCGTCGATACCGCTGGCCGTTTAGCGATTGATGAAGCCATGATGGCGGAAATTCAGCAACTTCACTCGGCCATCAAACCGGTCGAAACCTTGTTTGTGGTTGATGCCATGACGGGTCAAGACGCGGCCAATACCGCGAAAGCCTTTGGAGATGCGCTGCCATTAACTGGCGTGATCCTGACTAAAGTAGATGGTGATGCTCGCGGCGGTGCGGCGCTCTCTGTGCGCCATATTACTGGCAAGCCAATTAAGTTCTTGGGTGTGGGTGAAAAAACCGACGCGCTAGAGCCTTTCCATCCAGATCGTGTGGCGTCACGTATTCTGGGGATGGGCGACGTACTGTCGTTGATTGAAGATCTGCAGCGTAATGTCGACCATGAAAAAGCACAAAAGCTCGCTCAGAAATTCAAAGAGAAGAAGGGCTTTGATCTGGAAGATTTCCGCGAGCAGCTTGGCCAAATGCAGAACATGGGTGGCATGATGGGCATGCTCGACAAATTGCCGGGGATGTCGCAACTGCCTTCAGACATCAAAGACAAAGTTGATGACAAGATGTTCAAGCAGATGGAAGCCATCATCAACTCGATGACAATGAAAGAGCGTCAAAACCCTGATCTGATCAAAGGCTCGCGTAAGAAGCGCATTGCGGCGGGTTCTGGTACTCAAGTGCAAGATGTCAATCGTCTTCTTAAGCAATTTACCCAAATGCAGAAGATGATGAAGAAAATGCAAAAAGGCGGCATCAAAGGCATGATGCGCAATATGCAGGGCATGATGGGTGGCATGGGCGGCGGTGGTTTCAACCCATTCGGTCGCTAA
- a CDS encoding inner membrane protein YpjD translates to MDSIIAIGATILYGLAIATIVPGLYHQTGIKAKTVLVSAVLALCFHAWLLSDLIFDGYGQNLSILNVASLISFLISLVMSAAMLKNRLWFLLPVVYSFAAINLSAATFLPSTFIKHLENDPKLLIHISLALFSYATLTIGALYALQLAWLDHKLKTKKALAINPNLPPLMLVERHLFKIILIGNLLLTLTLITGFVFVQDMFAQGKAHKAVLSFIAWIVYSILLWGHYQRGWRGKKVTWFAVAGATLLTLAYFGSRFVKEIILR, encoded by the coding sequence ATGGACAGCATAATTGCCATCGGTGCGACAATTCTTTACGGATTAGCGATTGCGACCATAGTACCTGGGCTTTACCACCAAACGGGGATTAAAGCCAAAACGGTACTGGTGAGCGCGGTTTTAGCGCTCTGTTTTCACGCTTGGCTGTTAAGCGATCTGATTTTCGATGGTTACGGACAAAATCTCAGCATCTTGAACGTCGCGTCTCTGATCAGTTTCCTCATTTCACTGGTGATGAGTGCGGCGATGCTCAAAAACCGCCTGTGGTTCCTGCTGCCCGTGGTCTACAGTTTTGCGGCCATCAATCTTTCTGCCGCGACTTTTTTGCCCAGCACGTTTATTAAGCACTTGGAAAATGATCCCAAGTTGCTAATCCATATCTCTCTGGCGCTATTTTCCTACGCAACACTAACCATCGGCGCCTTGTATGCGTTACAGTTGGCTTGGCTCGATCATAAATTGAAAACCAAGAAAGCTTTGGCGATCAATCCCAATTTGCCGCCCTTAATGTTGGTAGAGCGTCATTTATTCAAAATTATTCTGATCGGCAATCTTCTCCTCACACTGACGCTCATCACCGGATTTGTGTTTGTGCAAGATATGTTTGCCCAGGGGAAAGCGCACAAAGCTGTGCTCTCCTTTATTGCTTGGATTGTCTACTCGATTTTATTGTGGGGGCACTACCAACGAGGCTGGCGCGGGAAAAAAGTCACTT